Proteins encoded together in one Telopea speciosissima isolate NSW1024214 ecotype Mountain lineage chromosome 4, Tspe_v1, whole genome shotgun sequence window:
- the LOC122660118 gene encoding monooxygenase 1-like: MSEEEKPIVIVGGGICGLATALALHRKGIRSKVLEKAETLRTEGGGIGLHPNAWRALDQLGVGHHLRLKAIPLLMVRDIILSNGTQREESFRNTEFRCLKRSDLIETMAENLPSGTIRFGCQIVKMESDPINSSHTILHLQDGTIIKAKVVIGCDGVNSVVGDRLELKPTKRFNLCGVGGLTNYPNGHGFSNEFLRIRGNHMLVGRLPIDDKLVYWFVARPRTPQDTMISKEPKLFRDSTMELIKDYPEGFPELIKKCDLDSLKFNSLRHRAPWDILLESFRKGTVTVAGDAMHVMGPFIGQGGAAALEDAIVLGRCFEQEMAVKPMVAAGLDSERSSKNNWDKKKQEEEEKVMSKKFEKAIDRYVKERKMRILRLATQTYLIGTLLQTTSPVTKFLSSILLFIFFVTVANHTLYDCGRL, translated from the exons ATGTCAGAGGAGGAAAAGCCAATCGTAATTGTCGGGGGAGGAATCTGCGGCCTCGCCACTGCCCTTGCTCTTCACAG GAAGGGGATTAGGAGTAAAGTGTTAGAGAAGGCGGAGACTCTGAGGACAGAAGGAGGAGGAATTGGCCTCCACCCAAATGCATGGCGTGCCTTGGATCAGCTTGGAGTTGGCCATCACCTCAGGCTCAAAGCTATTCCCCTACTTAT GGTTCGAGATATTATCCTCTCCAACGGTACACAACGAGAGGAATCATTCAG gAATACAGAATTTCGATGCCTCAAAAGGAGTGATCTTATCGAAACCATGGCTGAGAATTTGCCATCTGGAACGATACGTTTCGGATGCCAAATAGTTAAAATGGAATCTGATCCTATTAATTCTTCCCATACCATTCTTCATTTGCAAGATGGAACTATCATCAAGGCTAAG GTTGTAATAGGTTGTGATGGTGTAAATTCAGTGGTGGGAGATAGGTTAGAGTTGAAACCTACAAAGCGTTTTAATCTATGTGGGGTGGGTGGTCTCACAAATTACCCAAACGGACATGGATTCAGCAATGAGTTCCTTCGAATAAGGGGAAACCATATGCTGGTGGGAAGATTACCAATCGATGACAAGCTGGTTTATTGGTTTGTGGCTCGACCACGGACTCCTCAAG ATACAATGATTTCGAAAGAACCGAAGCTCTTCAGAGATTCAACTATGGAATTAATCAAGGACTATCCAGAAGGATTTCCAGAATTAATAAAGAAGTGTGACCTTGACTCACTAAAATTTAATAGCTTGAGGCACCGGGCACCATGGGACATACTACTAGAGAGCTTTAGGAAAGGAACCGTCACAGTGGCCGGAGATGCAATGCATGTGATGGGTCCATTCATCGGACAAGGTGGTGCTGCAGCACTAGAGGATGCAATTGTGCTTGGGAGATGCTTTGAACAAGAGATGGCCGTGAAACCAATGGTAGCTGCTGGCTTGGACTCGGAGAGAAGTAGCAAGAACAATTGGGataagaagaaacaagaagaagaagaaaaggtaatgtcgaagaagtttgagaaagcaATTGATCGATACGTTAAAGAGCGAAAGATGAGGATTCTGAGGTTGGCTACACAGACTTATCTCATTGGTACACTATTGCAAACCACATCACCAGTTACTAAGTTCTTAAGTTCCATTcttcttttcatcttctttgtcACTGTTGCTAACCACACCCTTTATGATTGTGGTCGGCTTTAA